CTATGGTTTTGAAAAAGGTTTATCGAAAACAGAAACCTTAGCTTTTGCTACGGCTGTGTCCGCTTTTGCGGTATCTCAGAGTAACGTCGGTGTGAGTGATTTGAGTTTACTTGACCCCATTTTAGAAAAAGTACAAATAACGATGATTGAAGGATAGTATGAAGTTATTTTTAACCCAATCAGCTAATGTAGGCGATGCGAAAGCCTATTTATTACATGAAGTTTTTCGAGCAGCTGCACAAAAAGCAAATGTCTCTATTGTAGAAACACCAGCCGAAGCAGATCTTGTTCTTGTATTTGGTTCTGTATTACCAAATAACCCTGCGTTAGTTGGTAAAAAAGTCTTTATTATCGGCGAAGCTATCGCCATGATTTCTCCTGAAGTAACATTGGCAAATGCCTTAGCGAATGGGGCTGATTATGTTGCACCGAAAAGTGCGGTGAGTTTTACAGGTGTTTCTGGTGTAAAAAATATTGTTGCGGTAACGGCTTGTCCAACTGGCGTTGCACATACGTTTATGTCAGCCGAAGCGATTGAAGCCTATGCGAAAAAACAAGGTTGGAATGTAAAAGTTGAAACCCGTGGTCAAGTTGGGGCTGGCAATGAAATTACTGCAGAAGAAGTCGCGGCGGCTGATTTGGTATTTGTTGCAGCAGATATTGACGTGCCTTTAGATAAATTTAAAGGTAAACCAATATACCGCACTTCAACAGGATTAGCCTTGAAGAAAACTGAGCAAGAATTTGATAAGGCATTTAAAGAAGCCAAAATTTTTGATGGTGGAAATAATGCGGGAACGAAAGAAGAAAGCCGTGAGAAAAAAGGTGTGTACAAACACTTAATGACTGGTGTTTCTCATATGTTACCGTTAGTGGTTGCTGGTGGATTGTTGATCGCGATTTCCTTTATGTTCAGTTTTAATGTAATTGAAAATACAGGAGTTTTTCAAGATCTTCCTAATATGTTGATTAATATCGGTAGTGGTGTGGCGTTCAAGTTAATGATTGCCGTGTTTGCTGGTTACGTTGCATTTTCTATCGCTGATCGTCCAGGACTTGCAGTTGGTTTGATTGCAGGGATGCTGGCAAGTGAAGCGGGTGCAGGGATTCTTGGCGGTATTATTGCAGGTTTCTTAGCCGGCTATGTGGTGAAAGGGCTAAATGTGATTATTCGATTGCCAGCAAGCCTGACTTCATTAAAACCGATTTTAATTTTACCGCTCTTGGGTTCGATGATTGTTGGTTTGACGATGATTTACCTCATCAATCCACCAGTGGCTGAAATTATGAAAGAGCTAAGTAATTGGCTTACTTCAATGGGCGAAGTGAATGCGATTGTGTTAGGCGTAATTATCGGCGCAATGATGTGTATCGATATGGGCGGACCAGTAAATAAAGCAGCGTACACTTTTTCTGTTGGATTGATTACCTCCCAAGTTTATACACCAATGGCTGCGGCAATGGCCGCAGGTATGGTTCCTCCAATTGGTATGACAGTTGCGACTTGGATTGCTCGCAATAAATTTACCGTTAGCCAACGCGATGCGGGGAAAGCATCATTTGTTCTTGGTTTATGTTTTATTTCTGAAGGTGCATTACCATTTGTGGCAGCAGATCCAATTCGAGTCATTATTAGCTCTGTGATTGGTGGTGCGGTGGCTGGTGCGATTTCAATGGGATTAAATATTACCTTACAAGCTCCGCACGGCGGATTATTTGTCATTCCATTTGTATCTGAGCCGTTGAAATATCTTGGTGCAATTGCGATTGGTGCTTTATCAACAGGTGTGGTTTACGCCATTATTAAATCGAAAAACAATGCGGAATAATACCGCACTTTGAATGTAAAAAATAATTTTCATTGAAAAAGTTAGACTATGAAATCAAGGACTAAGCTCTGTAATCTACAGGGCTTAGTCCTTTTAGTTATGGATGTATTCGTGAATCGTTTGTAAAAGTAGGAGCAATCTTTTTCTTTCAGTTTTGCTTTTTTAATTTGGGCGTCAGAAAGCGGATTTGTTAAGTATGCCATAAAATAGCCCTACTTAGTAATATAACAAACTAGGCGTTAATCCTAGTATTTACAAGTCTCTATGCTGTTTTAGTAATAGATTTTTTTGCCTTAGCGTGAATATATTATTAAGTCTATTACTAAGATTCTAAGGTTCGATAGTATTTTATAGTGGAGTATAGGGAATAAAAAAGCCTTGATTTCAGTAGAATCAAGGCTTTGTAATGCTTTTAGTGCTGTATATTTTTAATTTGGTGCTCTGGGCGAGACTTGAACTCGCACGACCTGTGGTCACTACCCCCTCAAGATAGCGTGTCTACCAATTCCACCACCAGAGCTTTAATTTTTATGCTAATCCTATTTTATTGTGGGATGTCGCTATTTTTATTGTCTTTCGCTGGAGCTGCTTGTTGTTGCTGAACTTGCTCTGCAGCTTGTGATAAATCGTCAAAAGTACCTTTTTGAACATTGCCTTTATGTGAATTCATATTACCTAAAACAAGAGCAATAACAAAAAATGCGGTTGCTAAAATCGCGCTAGTACGTGTTAAAAAGTTACCTGCACCAGCAGAGCCAAACATTGTACCTGATGCGCCACCACCAAAAGATGCACCAGCGTTCGCTCCTTTACCTTGTTGAACGAGAATAAACCCGATCAAGGCAATCGCGACAACAACATAAATAAATAAAAGAACTTGATACATTTTTTCTCTCTAATTTGCAATTTTGCAAGAAAACTGGTCGTGAATGTTATAGAAAATTCAATTTTCTCGCAAGTGCTTTGCATAAAAAAAATATTAATTGGTTTAACTTTAATCAGTTTCACCGTTTGATTTACTCGATTTTTTTACCGCACTTTTAGGTTTCACTCTATCGGATTTAATCATTTTAATGCGGCTTAATTGTCTTAATGCATTAAGATCTACAAAACGGACTAAATCAGGTAACATTTGATTCAAGTTATGCATAAATTGTTGATAGGTTGCTTGTTTTTGACTAATGTCTGTGAGTTGCGATTCCCAATGAGCCGTCATATCTGGTTGGGTGGCAATATCTGGTAATGCCTGAATTAAAATTCTTCCAGTTTCTGTACTGTGAATATTTCGCCCTTTTTTAGTTAAAAAACTGCGTTTAAAAAGTAATTCAATGATGCCAGCACGAGTAGCCTCTGTACCCAATCCATCGGTTTCTCGCAGGATTTTTTTGAGTTCTTTATCCTGCACAAATCGCGCAATGCCCGTCATTGCTGAAAGCAAGGTTGCATCGGTGAAAGGCTTTGGCGGCTGAGTTTTTTTACTCATCACTTCTCCTCGTTCACAATGCAAAATTTGACCTTTCTTTACTATTGGTAATAAGGGTTCTTGATTTTCTGTGTCGTCTTCTTTGCCTAACAATTCTTTCCACCCAGCCGTTTGTAAATTTCGCGCTTGGGCTATAAAAGTACCGCCAGCGATATTTAATGTGATTTTACTTTTACGATATTCTGCGTCAGGACAAAATTGCATTAAATATTGGCGAGCGATAAGGCTGTAAATATTACGTTCTTCTTGTGTTAGATTTACTGGACGATTTTTGGCAGTAGGAATGATTGCGTGGTGAGCCTCTACTTTTTTATCATTCCAACAGCGATTTCTCTGTTCAGTTGAAATGACATTTGGTAAGCGTTGATAAGCTTCACAATGGGTTGAAATTGCATTTAATACATTGTGGCGTTCGGCAAAATGTTCTTCGGGTAAATAGCGACAATCAGAACGCGGATAAGTAATTAAACGATGAGTTTCATACAGGCGTTGGCATGCATCTAATACGGCTTGAGCGGACATACCGAATCGCTTTGCTGCATCAATTTGTAACGCAGAAAGTGAATAAGGCAAGGGCGCCGTTTCTTTTTCACGAACGTCTTTGTATTCGGTGACTTCTGCTGGTTGATTTGTAATACGTTTTACAACGTTTTCTGCTAATCCTTTAGAGAGCACCCTGCCGTCATCATCTTGGTAATCCTCGCAAGCTTTGCTAGGTTGCCATAAGGCACTGAAAAGTGCGGTTGATTTTTCTGGAGTTTTTTCTTCTTTGCTCTCTGGATTAACCCAAGCCTGTACTTCAAAGAAGTCTTTGGGCTGGAAATGCTCAATTTCTAAATCTCGACGTACAATTAAACCTAGCACAGGGGTTTGCACTCGTCCAACAGAAAGCACGCCATCATAGCCAGTTTGTCTACCTCGAATGGTATAAGCTCTGGTCATATTAATGCCATAAAGCCAATCGGCACGAGCTCGTGCGAGTGCGGATGTGGCAAGAGGAATAAAATTACGGTTGGGTTGTAATTTTTTAACCGCTTTTTCTACCGCACTTGGATTTAGGTCGCTAATCAAGCAGCGTAAAATTTTATCGCGTTTTTCGGCAGATAAATTGGCATAACTGAAGACTTCATCTACAAGTAATTGTCCTTCTCTATCTGGGTCTCCTGCATTAACAAGTGTATCCGCTTGATGG
The nucleotide sequence above comes from Haemophilus influenzae. Encoded proteins:
- a CDS encoding DNA topoisomerase III; translated protein: MRLFIAEKPSLARAIADVLPKPHQRGDGFIKCGDNDVVTWCVGHLLEQAEPDAYDPKFKQWRLEHLPIIPEKWQLLPRKEVKKQLSVVEKLIHQADTLVNAGDPDREGQLLVDEVFSYANLSAEKRDKILRCLISDLNPSAVEKAVKKLQPNRNFIPLATSALARARADWLYGINMTRAYTIRGRQTGYDGVLSVGRVQTPVLGLIVRRDLEIEHFQPKDFFEVQAWVNPESKEEKTPEKSTALFSALWQPSKACEDYQDDDGRVLSKGLAENVVKRITNQPAEVTEYKDVREKETAPLPYSLSALQIDAAKRFGMSAQAVLDACQRLYETHRLITYPRSDCRYLPEEHFAERHNVLNAISTHCEAYQRLPNVISTEQRNRCWNDKKVEAHHAIIPTAKNRPVNLTQEERNIYSLIARQYLMQFCPDAEYRKSKITLNIAGGTFIAQARNLQTAGWKELLGKEDDTENQEPLLPIVKKGQILHCERGEVMSKKTQPPKPFTDATLLSAMTGIARFVQDKELKKILRETDGLGTEATRAGIIELLFKRSFLTKKGRNIHSTETGRILIQALPDIATQPDMTAHWESQLTDISQKQATYQQFMHNLNQMLPDLVRFVDLNALRQLSRIKMIKSDRVKPKSAVKKSSKSNGETD
- the secG gene encoding preprotein translocase subunit SecG, encoding MYQVLLFIYVVVAIALIGFILVQQGKGANAGASFGGGASGTMFGSAGAGNFLTRTSAILATAFFVIALVLGNMNSHKGNVQKGTFDDLSQAAEQVQQQQAAPAKDNKNSDIPQ
- a CDS encoding fructose-specific PTS transporter subunit EIIC, with protein sequence MKLFLTQSANVGDAKAYLLHEVFRAAAQKANVSIVETPAEADLVLVFGSVLPNNPALVGKKVFIIGEAIAMISPEVTLANALANGADYVAPKSAVSFTGVSGVKNIVAVTACPTGVAHTFMSAEAIEAYAKKQGWNVKVETRGQVGAGNEITAEEVAAADLVFVAADIDVPLDKFKGKPIYRTSTGLALKKTEQEFDKAFKEAKIFDGGNNAGTKEESREKKGVYKHLMTGVSHMLPLVVAGGLLIAISFMFSFNVIENTGVFQDLPNMLINIGSGVAFKLMIAVFAGYVAFSIADRPGLAVGLIAGMLASEAGAGILGGIIAGFLAGYVVKGLNVIIRLPASLTSLKPILILPLLGSMIVGLTMIYLINPPVAEIMKELSNWLTSMGEVNAIVLGVIIGAMMCIDMGGPVNKAAYTFSVGLITSQVYTPMAAAMAAGMVPPIGMTVATWIARNKFTVSQRDAGKASFVLGLCFISEGALPFVAADPIRVIISSVIGGAVAGAISMGLNITLQAPHGGLFVIPFVSEPLKYLGAIAIGALSTGVVYAIIKSKNNAE